The following proteins are co-located in the Vigna angularis cultivar LongXiaoDou No.4 chromosome 2, ASM1680809v1, whole genome shotgun sequence genome:
- the LOC108328443 gene encoding acyl transferase 4: MELCVIRRNRGLVKPGKETPLSTLDLSVIDRLPVLRCNAQTLHVFKHGPQATRVIKEALSKALVPYYPLAGRLKESQIGCLQIECSGDGVWYVEASSHCTLHSLDFFDDLHSIPYHDLLPDAVPETQGIQPLVQMQVTQFSCGGFVIGLVFCHSICDGLGAAQFLNAVGELARDLEKPSIEPVWHRNFFPPSQTPQKTALPSTPLAPPQMPDYKLQHANIDMPLDQINRLKREFQQVTGLNCSTFEIVAAACWTSRTRAIRFEPNTELKLVFFANCRQLLDPALPNGFYGNCFFPVTITASCESLRNATTVGVVKLIQEAKAKLGVEFDKYLKGEHLNNGEDPFAPPLTYTTMFVSEWGRLGFNHVDYQWGPPVHVVPIQGSSIIPVAIVGSMPLPKKGIRLMTWCVEEAHRVSFLHEMDGVMNEGLSM, from the exons ATGGAATTGTGTGTGATAAGAAGAAATCGAGGCCTAGTTAAGCCAGGGAAGGAGACTCCCTTGAGCACACTAGATTTGTCAGTGATCGATAGGTTACCTGTTCTAAGATGCAATGCTCAAACCTTGCATGTGTTCAAACACGGTCCTCAAGCAACAAGGGTGATAAAAGAGGCCCTCTCCAAAGCACTCGTTCCCTATTACCCTCTTGCGGGGAGACTCAAAGAATCGCAAATAGGGTGCCTTCAAATTGAGTGCTCAGGTGATGGAGtctggtatgttgaagcatcttCTCATTGCACACTTCACTCTCTTGATTTCTTTGATGATCTTCATTCTATTCCTTATCACGATCTTCTTCCTGATGCTGTTCCCGAGACCCAAGGCATCCAACCCCTCGTGCAAATGCAG GTGACACAATTTAGTTGCGGGGGTTTTGTGATAGGCCTCGTATTCTGCCACAGCATATGCGATGGTCTTGGTGCTGCACAGTTTCTAAATGCAGTAGGGGAACTAGCTAGGGATCTTGAGAAACCTAGCATTGAACCAGTGTGGCACAGGAACTTCTTTCCACCTTCTCAAACCCCCCAAAAAACTGCATTACCATCAACACCACTCGCTCCTCCTCAAATGCCAGACTACAAACTACAGCATGCTAACATAGACATGCCCCTGGATCAAATCAACCGTCTAAAAAGAGAATTTCAACAAGTGACTGGACTCAATTGCTCGACCTTCGAGATTGTTGCAGCAGCATGCTGGACCAGTCGAACAAGAGCCATTCGATTCGAGCCAAATACGGAACTGAAGCTAGTTTTCTTTGCAAATTGCCGTCAACTGTTGGACCCAGCTCTGCCCAATGGCTTCTACGGCAATTGTTTCTTCCCAGTGACGATCACGGCTTCGTGTGAGTCACTTAGAAATGCAACAACGGTTGGTGTGGTGAAGCTGATACAAGAAGCGAAGGCCAAGTTAGGCGTGGAATTTGACAAATACTTGAAGGGCGAGCATTTGAATAATGGAGAAGACCCTTTTGCGCCTCCACTCACCTACACCACTATGTTCGTATCTGAATGGGGAAGGCTCGGATTCAACCACGTGGACTACCAGTGGGGCCCACCCGTCCACGTGGTTCCCATCCAAGGGTCTAGCATTATACCAGTTGCCATTGTGGGGTCCATGCCTCTTCCCAAGAAAGGGATTCGTTTGATGACGTGGTGCGTGGAGGAGGCACATCGCGTTTCTTTCCTCCATGAGATGGATGGGGTGATGAACGAGGGACTGAGTATGTAA
- the LOC108326808 gene encoding two-pore potassium channel 5, which produces MFSFLLLLSAMEDEPFLTTTTLASQRADFHLQSSKSFDDVTAPRAARNAEIQEHLSQPSPFHSKKKKLSRCKTAPALVSMRDLKPKMPEVPKPQSSSIIRQGMCLLAMYLCVGVAIYSFNRDNFSGIETHPLVDALYFCIVTMCTIGYGDIAPLTPLTKVFACVFVLVGFGFIDILLSGLVNFVLDVQENMILTGLQMGATGREGFSARNYIVDVVKGRMRIRLKVGLALGVVVLCIGIGCLVLYFVEGLDLVDSIYLSVMSVTTVGYGDRAFKTLPGRLFAAIWLLFSTLMVARAFLYLAEARINRRHRRMANKVLQREITVEDLLAADINHTGFISKSEYVIFKLKEMGKIQEKDVLQICDQFRKLDPSDCGKITLPHLLGGTL; this is translated from the exons AtgttctcttttcttcttttgctttcTGCAATGGAAGACGAGCCTTTTctcacaacaacaacactcgCTTCCCAACGGGCCGATTTCCACTTGCAATCTTCCAAGTCCTTCGACGACGTCACGGCGCCACGCGCCGCCCGTAACGCCGAGATTCAAGAACACCTCTCCCAACCCTCTCCCTTTCACTCCAAGAAGAAAAAGCTCAGTCGTTGCAAGACAGCACCCGCCCTGGTTAGCATGCGAGACCTCAAACCTAAGATGCCCGAAGTCCCCAAGCCTCAGTCCAGTTCCATAATCCGCCAAGGCATGTGCTTACTCGCCATGTACCTCTGTGTGGGAGTCGCCATTTACTCTTTCAACAGGGACAATTTCTCCGGCATCGAGACCCACCCCTTGGTCGATGCCCTTTACTTTTGTATAGTTACCATGTGTACCATAGGTTACGGAGACATCGCTCCCTTGACCCCGCTTACAAAGGTTTTCGCTTGTGTCTTTGTTCTGGTGGGGTTCGGCTTTATAGACATACTCCTCAGTGGCCTTGTCAACTTTGTTTTGGATGTGCAAGAGAACATGATCCTCACGGGGCTCCAAATGGGTGCAACTGGGAGGGAGGGCTTTTCTGCCCGGAACTACATCGTTGATGTGGTGAAGGGGAGGATGAGGATCAGGTTGAAGGTTGGTTTGGCGCTTGGGGTTGTTGTGCTTTGTATTGGGATTGGGTGTTTGGTTTTGTACTTTGTGGAGGGCTTGGATTTGGTTGATTCTATTTACTTGTCAGTCATGTCTGTCACAACGGTTGGGTATGGGGACAGGGCGTTTAAGACACTTCCCGGTCGGTTATTTGCTGCTATTTGGTTGCTCTTTTCAACTTTGATGGTTGCACGGGCTTTCCTCTATTTGGCAGAGGCCAGAATTAATAGAAGGCATCGCAGAATGGCCAACAAGGTGTTGCAGAGAGAAATTACTGTTGAGGATTTGCTTGCTGCTGATATCAACCACACCGGTTTCATCAG CAAGTCTGAGTATGTAATCTTCAAGCTGAAAGAGATGGGTAAAATACAGGAAAAAGATGTGTTGCAAATTTGTGACCAATTCAGGAAGCTTGACCCTTCTGACTGTGGGAAGATAACACTGCCTCATCTCTTAGGGGGCACTTTATGA
- the LOC108326922 gene encoding ABC transporter B family member 11: protein MSDMMRQGNALHDEELKHDERTAPESTTNGEKKEKRQQKQKDERVPYHRLFLFADSTDIILMVVGTIGAIGNGLGMPLMAFIFGELIDSFGNNQFGPNVVKQVSKVCLKFVYLGIGTGIAAFLQVTCWMITGERQAARIRGLYLKAILRQDIAFFDKETNTGEVIGRMSGDTVLIQDAMGEKVGRFLQLVATFLGGFVIAFIKGWLLTVVMSSVVPLVAAAAASMALIIGMMASRGQNAYAKASQVVEETIGSIRTVASFTGEKQAVSTYKKFLADAYKSGVHEGLVSGVGFGMVLFVMFCGYGLSVWFGAKMIMERGYGAGAVVNVFVAVLNASMSLGQASPSMNAFAEGQAAAYKMFQTIERKPVIDAYDPNGKNLEDIHGEIHLRNVYFSYPARPEELIFNGFSLHIASGTTAALVGQSGSGKSTVISLIERFYDPQAGEVLIDGTNVKEFELRWIRGKIGLVSQEPVLFASSIKDNIAYGKDGATVEEIRGAAELANAAKFIDKLPQGLDTMVGENGTQLSGGQKQRIAIARAILKDPRILLLDEATSALDAESERIVQEALDRIMVNRTTVIVAHRLSTVRNADMIAVIHRGKMIEKGRHEELTKDPEGAYSQLIRLQEGNQASEETIDSQNKREISSESFKKLSQRLSFRRSGSSVGNSSRHSFSFSFGLPTAISIPDPDLENSQPREKSPEISLWRLASLNKLEIPVLLNGCVAAIANGVIYPIFGVLLSRIIKTFFKPFPEMKSDSKFWAVMFVILGIASLIAIPARSYFFSVAGSKLIRRIRLICFEKVINMEVGWFDEPENSSGAIGARLSADAASVRALVGDALGLLVQNIATALTGLIIAFIASWQLAFIVLVLVPLFGMNGYIQMKFMKGSSTDAKMMYEEASQVANDAVGSIRTVASFCAEEKVMELYRKKCEVPMKAGIRQGLISGTSYGLSFFLFFSVYATNFYAGARLVEAGKASFTDVFLVFFALTMSSVGISQSSSLAPDSNKAKIATASIFRIIDRKSKIDPSDEVGSTLDSVKGEIQIRHVSFRYPSRPDIQIFRDLNLTIHSGKTLAIVGESGSGKSTVIALLQRFYDPDSGQITIDGVEIQNLKLKWLRQQMGLVSQEPVLFNATIRDNVAYGKEGNANEAEVITAAKLANAHGFVSGLQQGYDTVVGERGIQLSGGQKQRVAIARAIIKSPKILLLDEATSALDAESERVVQDALDKVMVSRTTVVVAHRLSTIKNADVIAVVKNGVIVEKGRHETLLNIKDGFYASLVQLHTSSTTP, encoded by the exons ATGTCTGATATGATGAGGCAGGGGAATGCTTTGCATGATGAAGAGCTTAAACATGATGAGAGAACGGCACCAGAGAGCACCACAAACggggaaaagaaagaaaagagacaacAAAAGCAAAAGGATGAAAGGGTTCCATATCACAGGCTGTTCTTATTTGCAGACTCCACTGACATCATTTTGATGGTTGTTGGCACCATTGGAGCCATTGGAAATGGCCTTGGGATGCCTCTCATGGCTTTTATTTTCGGGGAACTCATTGATAGCTTTGGCAATAACCAGTTTGGCCCCAACGTTGTCAAACAAGTTTCCAAG GTCTGCCTGAAATTTGTGTACTTAGGAATAGGCACTGGTATAGCTGCTTTCCTCC AGGTGACTTGCTGGATGATCACAGGGGAAAGACAGGCTGCAAGGATAAGGGGCTTGTATTTGAAAGCTATACTAAGACAGGATATTGCTTTCTTTGACAAGGAAACTAACACTGGAGAGGTGATAGGGAGGATGTCAGGTGACACTGTTCTCATCCAAGATGCTATGGGTGAGAAG GTTGGGAGATTTCTGCAGCTAGTAGCAACCTTTTTAGGGGGATTTGTGATTGCATTTATCAAAGGATGGCTTCTAACTGTTGTCATGTCATCCGTCGTTCCACTTGTTGCTGCTGCTGCCGCTTCTATGGCCCTTATCATAGGAATGATGGCAAGCCGAGGCCAAAACGCGTATGCGAAAGCTTCACAAGTAGTTGAAGAAACAATAGGTTCAATAAGAACT GTTGCATCCTTTACAGGGGAAAAGCAAGCAGTGTCTACTTACAAGAAATTTCTTGCTGACGCTTATAAATCAGGAGTTCATGAAGGTTTAGTAAGTGGAGTGGGTTTCGGCATGGTTTTGTTCGTTATGTTCTGCGGTTATGGTTTGTCTGTATGGTTTGGCGCAAAGATGATAATGGAAAGAGGATATGGTGCGGGTGCGGTGGTCAATGTGTTTGTTGCTGTGTTAAATGCTTCCAT GTCTCTGGGTCAGGCATCTCCTTCTATGAACGCTTTTGCTGAAGGTCAAGCGGCAGCTTATAAAATGTTTCAGACAATTGAGAGAAAGCCAGTGATAGATGCTTATGACCCAAATGGAAAAAACCTAGAGGATATTCATGGTGAAATCCATTTGAGGAATGTTTATTTCAGCTATCCAGCCAGACCTGAGGAGTTGATATTCAATGGATTCTCTCTTCATATAGCTAGTGGCACTACGGCAGCTTTAGTAGGACAAAGTGGAAGTGGGAAATCTACAGTTATCAGTTTAATTGAAAGATTCTACGATCCACAGGCTGGTGAAGTTCTTATCGATGGCACTAATGTGAAAGAATTTGAGCTCAGGTGGATCAGAGGAAAAATTGGCCTTGTCAGTCAGGAGCCAGTGTTATTTGCATCTAGCATTAAGGATAATATTGCGTATGGAAAAGATGGAGCAACAGTTGAAGAGATAAGAGGTGCAGCTGAACTTGCAAATGCTGCTAAATTCATTGACAAACTGCCACAG GGATTGGACACAATGGTTGGTGAGAATGGAACTCAATTATCCGGTGGACAGAAGCAGCGCATTGCCATTGCCAGAGCAATCCTAAAAGATCCAAGAATTTTACTTTTAGATGAAGCAACAAGTGCACTTGACGCAGAGTCAGAAAGAATAGTGCAAGAAGCTCTAGACAGGATTATGGTCAACAGAACTACTGTCATTGTCGCACATCGCCTGAGCACGGTGAGAAATGCTGATATGATTGCAGTAATTCATAGAgggaaaatgattgaaaaag GAAGACACGAAGAATTAACCAAGGATCCTGAGGGAGCATACTCTCAACTGATACGTTTACAAGAAGGAAACCAGGCATCAGAAGAAACAATAGACAGCCAAAACAAGAGGGAAATTTCCTCAGAATCCTTTAAAAAGTTGAGTCAAAGGCTGTCATTTCGAAGATCAGGATCATCTGTGGGGAACAGTAGCCGCcactctttttcattttcatttggtTTGCCTACAGCAATTAGCATCCCTGATCCTGACCTTGAAAACTCACAGCCTCGAGAAAAATCGCCAGAAATTTCACTCTGGCGCCTTGCTTCCCTCAATAAGTTAGAGATTCCAGTGCTTCTGAATGGATGTGTAGCTGCAATAGCAAATGGTGTTATATATCCAATATTTGGCGTATTGCTCTCCAGAATtatcaaaacattttttaaaccTTTTCCTGAGATGAAAAGTGATTCCAAGTTTTGGGCAGTCATGTTTGTGATCCTTGGAATTGCATCTTTAATAGCAATTCCAGCCAGAAGTTACTTTTTCTCTGTGGCGGGCAGTAAGTTAATCCGACGAATCAGGCTCATTTGTTTTGAGAAGGTGATAAACATGGAAGTTGGGTGGTTTGATGAGCCTGAGAACTCTAGTGGTGCAATTGGTGCAAGGCTCTCAGCAGATGCTGCATCAGTGCGAGCCCTTGTTGGTGATGCTCTAGGACTATTGGTTCAAAATATAGCGACAGCATTGACAGGTTTGATTATTGCTTTCATTGCGAGCTGGCAATTGGCGTTTATTGTTCTTGTTTTGGTTCCCCTTTTTGGAATGAATGGCTATATCCAAATGAAATTCATGAAGGGATCCAGCACAGATGCAAAG ATGATGTATGAGGAAGCAAGCCAAGTTGCTAACGATGCAGTTGGAAGCATACGAACAGTAGCTTCTTTCTGTGCAGAGGAGAAAGTTATGGAACTATACAGGAAAAAATGTGAAGTTCCCATGAAAGCAGGGATTAGACAAGGCTTGATAAGTGGAACAAGTTATggtctttcatttttcttgttcttcagtGTCTATGCAACCAATTTTTATGCTGGAGCCAGACTTGTGGAAGCTGGCAAGGCATCATTCACAGATGTTTTTCTG GTTTTCTTTGCTTTAACTATGTCATCTGTTGGAATTTCCCAATCAAGCTCCCTTGCTCCTGATTCTAACAAAGCCAAGATAGCAACTGCTTCCATATTTAGAATAATTGACAGGAAATCGAAGATAGACCCTAGTGATGAAGTCGGTAGCACACTGGATAGTGTAAAAGGAGAAATACAGATTCGTCATGTAAGCTTTAGGTATCCATCAAGGCCAGATATACAAATTTTTCGAGACTTAAACTTGACCATCCATTCGGGCAAG ACTTTGGCCATTGTTGGTGAAAGTGGGAGTGGAAAATCCACGGTGATTGCCTTGTTACAGAGATTTTATGATCCTGATTCTGGTCAAATTACAATTGATGGGGTAGAAATTCAGAATTTAAAACTCAAGTGGTTAAGGCAGCAGATGGGACTTGTAAGCCAAGAGCCAGTCTTGTTCAATGCCACCATCCGTGACAATGTCGCATATGGAAAGGAAGGCAATGCTAATGAAGCAGAAGTCATAACCGCTGCCAAATTGGCCAATGCACATGGCTTTGTTAGTGGCTTACAACAG GGTTATGATACAGTAGTGGGAGAAAGGGGAATCCAACTGTCTGGTGGGCAGAAGCAAAGGGTGGCCATTGCACGTGCTATAATTAAAAGTCCAAAGATTCTGCTACTTGATGAGGCCACAAGTGCACTGGACGCTGAGTCAGAGAGAGTTGTTCAAGATGCCTTAGATAAAGTGATGGTGAGCAGGACCACTGTGGTTGTGGCTCATCGTTTATCTACAATAAAAAATGCAGATGTGATTGCAGTGGTTAAAAATGGCGTTATAGTGGAAAAAGGAAGGCATGAAACACTACTTAATATCaaggatgggttttatgcttccTTGGTCCAACTTCATACAAGTTCTACTACACCATGA
- the LOC108328226 gene encoding uncharacterized protein LOC108328226 isoform X2, which translates to MEETRDPPIRIMKFVSEEQLDEAKRTRGERVEDGTAQRDRPLYDILKENKDKKDAEFNERFKHRPPKALDEDETEFLDNYEATRREYERQVADEEAQQIRSFQAAVAAQSNIVHEIKEKNPLPVVQEQKSAVKKNPASRPLGMIIKVKPQAKKARLDEENTEEISKAGNTPPNDKNKR; encoded by the exons ATGGAAGAAACCAGGGATCCTCCTATCAGGATTATGAAATTTGTCTCTGAAGAGCAA TTGGATGAAGCGAAAAGAACAAGGGGTGAACGAGTTGAGGACGGCACTGCCCAGAGAGATAGACCTCTCTACGAT ATTCTGAAGGAGAACAAGGATAAAAAGGATGCAGAATTCAATGAAAGATTCAAGCACA GACCACCTAAAGCTTTAGACGAAGACGAAACTGAGTTTCTTGATAATTATGAAGCA ACAAGACGGGAATATGAACGACAAGTGGCAGACGAGGAAGCCCAACAAATCCGAAGCTTTCAG GCAGCAGTGGCAGCACAGTCCAACATTGTGCAtgaaattaaggaaaaaaacCCTTTACCTGTCGTCCAG GAACAAAAATCTGCTGTAAAGAAGAATCCAGCCTCTCGTCCATTAGGCATGATTATTAAAGTCAAACCCCAAGCTAAAAAAGCAAGATTGGATGAAGAAAATACTGAGGAAATTTCAAAAGCAGGAAACACTCCTCCGAATGATAAGA ATAAACGATGA
- the LOC108328226 gene encoding uncharacterized protein LOC108328226 isoform X1 translates to MEETRDPPIRIMKFVSEEQLDEAKRTRGERVEDGTAQRDRPLYDILKENKDKKDAEFNERFKHRPPKALDEDETEFLDNYEATRREYERQVADEEAQQIRSFQAAVAAQSNIVHEIKEKNPLPVVQEQKSAVKKNPASRPLGMIIKVKPQAKKARLDEENTEEISKAGNTPPNDKSKSLEPIQALNDEANKSREIALTGLVSYSDESDDDL, encoded by the exons ATGGAAGAAACCAGGGATCCTCCTATCAGGATTATGAAATTTGTCTCTGAAGAGCAA TTGGATGAAGCGAAAAGAACAAGGGGTGAACGAGTTGAGGACGGCACTGCCCAGAGAGATAGACCTCTCTACGAT ATTCTGAAGGAGAACAAGGATAAAAAGGATGCAGAATTCAATGAAAGATTCAAGCACA GACCACCTAAAGCTTTAGACGAAGACGAAACTGAGTTTCTTGATAATTATGAAGCA ACAAGACGGGAATATGAACGACAAGTGGCAGACGAGGAAGCCCAACAAATCCGAAGCTTTCAG GCAGCAGTGGCAGCACAGTCCAACATTGTGCAtgaaattaaggaaaaaaacCCTTTACCTGTCGTCCAG GAACAAAAATCTGCTGTAAAGAAGAATCCAGCCTCTCGTCCATTAGGCATGATTATTAAAGTCAAACCCCAAGCTAAAAAAGCAAGATTGGATGAAGAAAATACTGAGGAAATTTCAAAAGCAGGAAACACTCCTCCGAATGATAAGAGTAAGTCTTTGGAACCAATACAGGCATTGAATGACGAAGCTAATAAGTCGCGTGAAATTGCCCTAACTGGCCTTGTTTCATACAGTGACGAAAGTGACGACGACTTGTAA